From Triticum urartu cultivar G1812 chromosome 2, Tu2.1, whole genome shotgun sequence, a single genomic window includes:
- the LOC125538523 gene encoding uncharacterized protein LOC125538523 isoform X2 has translation MMLIHLQLNVHSSELHMIMIDLHLTNTTSATTSPTRAHWQRRPRSSPPLIARARPTWMVSAKANASEDVVPEFVGDLIPFDKARVTTSVSPWTARGGGWLCVEWGGGRRRTLKGHNAGASRQASTHGFVNWLGCVLGCQGWMRTTATR, from the exons ATGATGCTTATACACTTGCAGTTGAATGTTCATAGTAGTGAGCTTCACATGATTATG ATTGATTTGCACTTAACCAATACGACGAGTGCGACGACGAGTCCGACCAGGGCGCACTGGCAGAGGAGGCCCAGGAGCTCGCCGCCCCTGATAGCGAGGGCGCGCCCGACTTGGATGGTGTCTGCCAAGGCCAACGCCAGTGAGGACGTCGTCCCGGAGTTTGTTGGGGACCTCATCCCATTTGACAAGGCGCGTGTCACTACGAGTGTGTCCCCATGGACGGCACGAG GTGGAGGGTGGCTTTGTGTAGAATGGGGAGGTGGGAGAAGAAGAACTCTGAAG GGGCATAATGCTGGAGCTAGTAGGCAAGCTAGCACCCATGGATTCGTGAACTGGCTTGGATGTGTACTTGGTTGCCAGGGTTGGATGAGGACGACGGCAACAAG GTAA
- the LOC125538523 gene encoding uncharacterized protein LOC125538523 isoform X1, which produces MMLIHLQLNVHSSELHMIMIDLHLTNTTSATTSPTRAHWQRRPRSSPPLIARARPTWMVSAKANASEDVVPEFVGDLIPFDKARVTTSVSPWTARGGGWLCVEWGGGRRRTLKGHNAGASRQASTHGFVNWLGCVLGCQGWMRTTATSLIDRRC; this is translated from the exons ATGATGCTTATACACTTGCAGTTGAATGTTCATAGTAGTGAGCTTCACATGATTATG ATTGATTTGCACTTAACCAATACGACGAGTGCGACGACGAGTCCGACCAGGGCGCACTGGCAGAGGAGGCCCAGGAGCTCGCCGCCCCTGATAGCGAGGGCGCGCCCGACTTGGATGGTGTCTGCCAAGGCCAACGCCAGTGAGGACGTCGTCCCGGAGTTTGTTGGGGACCTCATCCCATTTGACAAGGCGCGTGTCACTACGAGTGTGTCCCCATGGACGGCACGAG GTGGAGGGTGGCTTTGTGTAGAATGGGGAGGTGGGAGAAGAAGAACTCTGAAG GGGCATAATGCTGGAGCTAGTAGGCAAGCTAGCACCCATGGATTCGTGAACTGGCTTGGATGTGTACTTGGTTGCCAGGGTTGGATGAGGACGACGGCAACAAG TTTGATTGACCGGAGATGCTAA